One stretch of Armatimonadota bacterium DNA includes these proteins:
- a CDS encoding DinB family protein, which yields MGIYPADAYEYLVKARERLLGWVGGLSQEQYTQEFPIGLRSIRATLVHMASAEWGYVRRLLGEPVPPPQERPFAPHAQGTFAPFAEAWARQAEETRRVLRSIEDWNRPAEYVIPLGGRPRRYRTTAAGIATQLLFHEVHHRAQVMAMLRQLGIPAENLDYSVLMFEPVEE from the coding sequence ATGGGGATCTACCCCGCGGACGCGTACGAGTACCTGGTGAAGGCCCGGGAGCGGCTGCTGGGCTGGGTGGGAGGACTGTCCCAGGAGCAGTACACGCAGGAGTTCCCCATCGGCCTGCGCAGCATCCGGGCCACCTTGGTGCACATGGCCAGCGCGGAGTGGGGATACGTGCGGCGCCTGCTGGGAGAACCCGTTCCGCCGCCACAGGAGCGGCCCTTCGCCCCGCACGCGCAGGGGACGTTTGCGCCCTTCGCGGAGGCGTGGGCCCGTCAGGCGGAGGAGACCCGCCGGGTCTTGCGCTCCATCGAGGACTGGAACCGGCCCGCGGAGTACGTCATCCCGCTGGGCGGGCGCCCGCGTCGCTACCGCACCACCGCGGCTGGGATCGCCACCCAACTCCTGTTCCACGAGGTGCACCACCGGGCGCAAGTTATGGCCATGCTGCGGCAGCTGGGGATCCCCGCGGAGAACCTGGACTACTCCGTGCTCATGTTCGAGCCCGTGGAGGAATAA
- a CDS encoding adenine deaminase C-terminal domain-containing protein, whose translation MQALMQVARGERPADLALVGGRVLLVQSGEVLPAHVAVAGRRIAYVGPSTDFIGPKTKVVDCAGKVIVPGYVEPHTHPTHMITPGEFARMVLRTGTTTLVADTLAVLALADPGLWGELLETLHRLPVQYLWFLRFQRPTRSAGSERFELDLLETVLHLPSVVAVGEFTRWTELYRGEEGLLRKLVRVRRMGKRAEGHLPGVPYDRVQVLVAAGLSSDHEPITPEEAWDRLRSGLYVMLRHSSLRRDLPALAEVARRAGPAFGRLMLTADGSDVAYVVRHGYLDHLLRVAMESGVPPPAAYALATLNPATYYGLDEEFGMVAPGRLADLLVLPSLENPTPERVIVRGQVAVEEGEVRVVFPPLDWARYFPPRFRAEWIPQPEWFTFPAPGPEVSLVGMELDNAVITRRREWNLPVRGGRAVFPEGVVLAVLLDHGGRWMVRAPLGNFARRLGGLACTFNVAHEVLVCGQQPEDMALAVRRVQAMGGGVALVEGGAVRLELPLPFGGLMSSLPYEEVAARIERLTELLRARGYPHDDLFYTLLFLPSDGLPRVRLMAEGLWDVRANRLLRPPEFLGFGG comes from the coding sequence GTGCAGGCCCTGATGCAGGTGGCGCGGGGAGAGCGGCCCGCGGACCTTGCCCTGGTGGGCGGGCGGGTGCTGCTCGTGCAGTCGGGGGAGGTGTTGCCCGCGCACGTGGCGGTGGCCGGACGGCGCATCGCCTACGTGGGTCCCTCCACGGACTTCATCGGACCGAAGACGAAGGTGGTGGACTGCGCGGGGAAGGTGATCGTGCCGGGGTATGTGGAGCCCCACACGCACCCCACCCACATGATCACCCCGGGGGAGTTCGCCCGCATGGTGTTGCGCACGGGCACCACCACCCTGGTGGCGGACACCCTGGCGGTCCTCGCCCTCGCGGATCCGGGCCTGTGGGGGGAGCTGCTGGAGACCCTGCATCGGCTGCCCGTCCAGTACCTGTGGTTCCTGCGGTTCCAGCGGCCCACCCGATCCGCGGGATCCGAACGGTTCGAGCTGGACCTGCTGGAGACCGTGCTCCACCTGCCCTCCGTGGTGGCGGTGGGGGAGTTCACCCGGTGGACCGAGCTCTATCGGGGAGAGGAGGGTCTCCTGCGCAAGCTCGTGCGGGTCCGGCGGATGGGCAAACGGGCGGAGGGACACCTGCCCGGAGTCCCCTACGACCGGGTGCAGGTCCTCGTGGCCGCGGGGCTCAGCAGCGACCACGAACCCATCACCCCGGAGGAGGCGTGGGACCGGCTGCGCAGCGGCCTGTATGTCATGCTGCGCCACTCCTCCCTCCGCCGCGACCTCCCCGCCCTCGCGGAGGTCGCGAGGCGGGCAGGTCCGGCCTTCGGACGGTTGATGCTGACCGCGGACGGCTCGGACGTGGCCTACGTCGTGCGCCACGGATACTTGGATCACCTCCTCCGGGTGGCCATGGAAAGCGGCGTTCCGCCCCCCGCGGCCTATGCCCTAGCCACCCTCAACCCCGCCACCTACTACGGGCTCGACGAGGAGTTCGGCATGGTGGCTCCAGGACGGCTCGCGGACCTGTTGGTGCTCCCTTCTCTGGAGAACCCCACGCCGGAGCGGGTCATCGTCCGGGGCCAGGTGGCGGTGGAGGAGGGAGAGGTCCGCGTGGTGTTCCCCCCGCTCGACTGGGCCCGGTACTTCCCGCCTCGGTTTCGGGCGGAGTGGATCCCGCAGCCGGAGTGGTTCACGTTCCCCGCACCGGGCCCGGAGGTTTCCCTGGTGGGCATGGAGCTGGACAACGCGGTGATCACCCGCCGCCGGGAATGGAACCTGCCCGTGCGGGGAGGGCGCGCGGTGTTCCCGGAGGGCGTGGTCCTGGCCGTTCTGCTGGACCACGGGGGACGGTGGATGGTCCGGGCACCCCTCGGAAACTTCGCCCGCCGGCTCGGGGGACTCGCCTGCACCTTCAATGTCGCGCATGAGGTCCTGGTGTGCGGCCAGCAGCCGGAGGACATGGCCCTGGCGGTTCGGCGCGTCCAGGCCATGGGCGGTGGGGTCGCCCTCGTGGAAGGAGGAGCGGTGCGGCTCGAACTGCCCCTCCCCTTCGGTGGCTTGATGAGCTCGCTCCCCTACGAGGAGGTGGCCGCGCGGATCGAGCGGCTCACGGAGCTCCTCCGGGCCCGCGGATACCCGCACGACGACCTCTTCTACACCCTTTTGTTCCTGCCCTCCGACGGACTCCCCCGGGTCCGGCTCATGGCGGAGGGCCTGTGGGACGTGCGGGCCAATCGCCTGTTGCGCCCGCCCGAGTTCCTCGGTTTCGGAGGTTAA
- a CDS encoding NUDIX domain-containing protein: MWSTRIRPRGCAVVKRSVALLVYPPGERGRFVVVRRPEHEEELPGVWGLPAATLRLGEEEIEAVHRVAREKLGIEVRLLGVRAHGVQERSGYRLEMRLWEAELVGPEPRLPQPSSDPGVTHYTDWRWARAAALEEAARQGSLCARLALETLGPYSSTGSNMSTE, encoded by the coding sequence GTGTGGAGCACGCGAATCCGTCCGAGGGGGTGCGCCGTGGTGAAGCGATCCGTGGCCCTGCTCGTGTATCCGCCTGGGGAACGCGGGCGCTTCGTGGTGGTCCGAAGGCCGGAGCATGAGGAGGAGCTCCCGGGCGTGTGGGGTCTGCCCGCGGCCACTCTCCGACTGGGAGAGGAAGAGATCGAGGCGGTGCACCGGGTGGCCCGGGAAAAGCTGGGGATCGAGGTGCGTCTGTTGGGCGTGCGGGCCCACGGTGTCCAGGAGCGGTCCGGATACCGGCTGGAGATGCGCCTGTGGGAGGCGGAGCTCGTGGGTCCCGAGCCCCGGCTCCCTCAGCCCTCCTCTGACCCCGGGGTCACCCACTACACCGACTGGCGGTGGGCGAGGGCCGCTGCCCTCGAGGAAGCCGCCCGGCAGGGCTCCCTGTGTGCCCGCCTGGCCCTCGAAACCCTTGGGCCTTATTCCTCCACGGGCTCGAACATGAGCACGGAGTAG
- a CDS encoding DUF2182 domain-containing protein — translation MTESPALPQARRAMVAAVLLMAIAAWAVVVRQATGDDQMAMSPAVFLGSWTTMMLAMMLPSALPVLLTFDRIQAGRRKQGGSGVPTWVFLVGYLVVWTAFGGVALGVRELLGAVGVSLHGQGAAGVLLVLAGVYQFSPLKHACLGKCRSPLGFVLGSWRDGRPGAVRMGLEHGISCLGCCWALFLVLFPLGLMNLAAMAALTALVFAEKVLPAGPKLARATGSGLVAWGLFTLARAGFV, via the coding sequence GTGACCGAGAGCCCCGCGCTTCCGCAGGCCCGCAGAGCGATGGTCGCGGCGGTCCTCCTGATGGCCATCGCCGCCTGGGCGGTGGTGGTCCGGCAGGCCACCGGGGACGACCAAATGGCCATGAGCCCCGCGGTGTTCCTCGGCAGCTGGACGACCATGATGTTGGCCATGATGCTCCCGTCCGCGCTCCCGGTGCTGCTCACCTTCGACCGGATCCAGGCGGGCAGGCGGAAGCAGGGGGGGTCCGGCGTGCCCACCTGGGTCTTCCTCGTGGGGTACCTGGTGGTGTGGACCGCGTTCGGTGGTGTGGCCCTGGGAGTCCGGGAGTTGCTCGGAGCTGTGGGGGTCTCGCTCCACGGGCAGGGTGCCGCCGGCGTGCTTCTGGTCCTGGCTGGAGTCTACCAGTTCTCGCCCCTCAAGCACGCGTGTCTGGGGAAGTGCCGGAGTCCGCTCGGCTTCGTGCTCGGCTCCTGGCGGGACGGACGGCCGGGGGCCGTCCGCATGGGCCTGGAACACGGGATCTCGTGCCTCGGCTGCTGCTGGGCCCTTTTCTTGGTTCTGTTCCCCCTGGGGCTCATGAACCTGGCGGCCATGGCGGCCCTGACCGCCCTCGTCTTCGCCGAGAAGGTCCTGCCTGCCGGTCCGAAGCTCGCCCGCGCCACGGGGTCCGGGCTCGTTGCCTGGGGGCTTTTCACCCTGGCACGGGCGGGCTTCGTGTGA